TCCCGTGATTCTTTGTCGGGAGTTATGATCCATAACTCTGCACCGCCGCGCCTGCACGTGCTGTTGTTTGAAGAATCGACGTGTTGTTCTCTTGCATCGACCTGCAATCCTTCAAAGGGATGCTTCGAAGGAGCGCTCGCTTCGTCGCGCAAAAGCGGCGCTCCCTTCAGAATGAAAGAGACGGTAGTCTGAAGTTTGACCCCCTCGACTTTTTGGGCTCTTTGATGCCCGATCAACGTAGCCCGCCCCCCCGATATTGCAATAGTTTTGTTTATATCGTATTTTACAGATGTTTAGTCCACATCGCCGGAGTTATTGCCGTAATTCGGCGGTCGATGTGCTGCCAGTCGAAAATCTTCACTTCACATTTTTAATCTCATCTATTGGAAAGGATCGTATGAAAAGATTTCTTTTCGCATGCATTCTATTATTGTCCGCAGTCCCCCTTTTTGCTCAACGTTGGGAATGGCCTGACACGGCTAAGCATCTTACCGTTCTTCCGAAGAGCACGTCCGCAAGAGATTTGCAGAGAACGATGTTCGGTTTTACCGCCGGCCTCGGCGTTCGCTGCACCTTCTGCCATGTAGGGGAAGAGGGAAAAGATTTCAGCCAGTATGACTTTGTCTCCGACGCGAAGCCGGAAAAGAACGAAGCCCGCACGATGATCCGCATGATGAACAACATCAACGATGTGTATCTCGCCGAGCTGCACGTTGAGAGCAATTCGCCGCTTCGCGTTTCATGCATGACGTGTCATCGGGGGAGCAACAAGCCGATCCTCTTGGAGGATAAACTCAAGCGGACGTTCGACCGCTTCGGCATCGACTCGACCATCAAGCAGTACCATACCCTGCGGGACCAGTATTACGGAGGTTTCACCTATAATTTTAAGGAAGGAACGCTGGTGCGTCTGGCGGAACTTATTTCGGACGATACGGCAAAAACCACCGCCGCCATTCAGGTGTTAAAGCTGAATATCGAACTGTATCCTGCATTTCCTTTTTCATACGTCCGCCTTGCAGGTCTCTACGAAGGAGAAGGGAAGTCTCAGGAAGCGATCGAGAACTATAAACAGGCACTCAAGCTTGACCCAAACAACTGGATGGCAAAGGGAAGGCTCGAGAGGCTTCAAAACAAAAAGTAACAACGTCCATTATATCAGTTCCAC
The Bacteroidota bacterium genome window above contains:
- a CDS encoding c-type cytochrome, producing MKRFLFACILLLSAVPLFAQRWEWPDTAKHLTVLPKSTSARDLQRTMFGFTAGLGVRCTFCHVGEEGKDFSQYDFVSDAKPEKNEARTMIRMMNNINDVYLAELHVESNSPLRVSCMTCHRGSNKPILLEDKLKRTFDRFGIDSTIKQYHTLRDQYYGGFTYNFKEGTLVRLAELISDDTAKTTAAIQVLKLNIELYPAFPFSYVRLAGLYEGEGKSQEAIENYKQALKLDPNNWMAKGRLERLQNKK